In Cyanobium sp. WAJ14-Wanaka, the following are encoded in one genomic region:
- the petD gene encoding cytochrome b6-f complex subunit IV — MHILKKPDLTDPALRAKLAKGMGHNYYGEPAWPNDLLYMFPVVILGTIGCLVGLAVLDPAMLGDKADPFATPLEILPEWYLYPVFQILRVVPNKLLGIALQTMVPLGLMLIPFIESFNKFQNPFRRPVAMAAFLFGTFFTIYLGIGAAMPIDKSLTLGLF; from the coding sequence ATGCACATCCTTAAAAAGCCCGACCTCACCGACCCCGCCCTGCGCGCCAAGTTGGCCAAGGGCATGGGTCACAACTATTACGGTGAGCCCGCCTGGCCCAACGACCTCCTCTACATGTTCCCGGTGGTGATCCTCGGGACCATCGGTTGCCTAGTTGGCTTGGCCGTGCTTGATCCAGCCATGCTTGGTGACAAGGCAGATCCCTTCGCCACACCCCTAGAGATCCTCCCTGAGTGGTACCTCTACCCGGTGTTCCAGATCCTGCGCGTAGTTCCCAACAAGCTTTTGGGAATTGCCCTGCAGACCATGGTTCCCCTGGGCCTGATGTTGATTCCCTTCATTGAGAGCTTCAACAAGTTCCAAAACCCCTTCCGCCGCCCCGTGGCGATGGCTGCCTTCCTCTTTGGCACCTTCTTCACCATCTACCTCGGCATCGGTGCTGCCATGCCCATCGACAAGTCCCTGACCCTGGGTCTGTTCTGA
- the petB gene encoding cytochrome b6 → MANSSPAANSSAGQSSPVYDWFNERLEIGAIADDISAKYVPPHVNIFYCLGGITLVCFLIQFATGFAMTFYYKPTVAEAYTSVQYLMTDVSFGWLIRSVHRWSASMMVLMLILHVFRVYLTGGFKRPRELTWITGVTMAVITVSFGVTGYSLPWDQVGYWAVKIVSGVPAAVPVVGNFMVELLRGGESVGQSTLTRFYSLHTFVMPWLLAVFMLMHFLMIRKQGISGPL, encoded by the coding sequence ATGGCGAATTCCTCACCTGCCGCAAATTCATCGGCAGGCCAGTCGTCTCCTGTTTACGACTGGTTCAATGAACGTCTGGAGATCGGCGCGATCGCAGACGATATTTCCGCCAAATACGTGCCCCCGCACGTCAACATCTTCTATTGCCTTGGTGGCATCACCCTGGTCTGCTTCCTGATCCAGTTCGCCACTGGGTTTGCGATGACCTTCTATTACAAGCCCACCGTGGCTGAGGCCTACACCTCAGTGCAGTACCTCATGACCGACGTCAGCTTTGGCTGGCTGATCCGCTCGGTGCACCGCTGGAGTGCCTCGATGATGGTGCTGATGCTGATCCTGCACGTTTTCCGCGTGTACCTCACCGGTGGCTTCAAGCGCCCCCGGGAGCTCACCTGGATCACCGGCGTGACCATGGCCGTGATCACGGTCTCCTTCGGCGTTACCGGCTACTCCCTCCCCTGGGATCAGGTCGGCTACTGGGCCGTGAAGATCGTTAGCGGCGTGCCCGCAGCTGTGCCCGTAGTCGGCAACTTCATGGTTGAGCTGCTCCGTGGTGGTGAAAGCGTTGGCCAGTCCACCTTGACCCGCTTCTACAGCCTGCACACCTTCGTGATGCCCTGGCTCCTGGCGGTGTTCATGCTCATGCACTTCCTGATGATCCGTAAGCAGGGCATTTCCGGTCCCTTGTGA
- the ctpZ gene encoding carboxyl-terminal processing protease CtpZ — MRLRLPTAQLFATRGLAQLLAPALAAVLALVVWASPATALNDEQQLVVEAWRLVNQSYVDPDRFEQVNWKQLRQKALEKQITTANQAYEAIEAMLAPLGDPYTRLLRPGEYATLRSNTQGTVSGVGLQLGLRPGDQQIVVIAPLDGSPAAAAEIQSGSEVLRVNGEVVEELGLEKTAGALRGPAGSSVLLVLRSPQGKEREVELIREEVNLQPVRSRVLKRDGHSLGYLRITQFAELVPSQTAEALESLKGQGIEGLILDLRNNSGGLVSAGVDIANSFLDGQAIVETQDRGGISATQVAQTGQLYEGPMVTLVNGGTASASEILAGALQDDGRSALMGSRTFGKGLIQTLINLGDRSGLAVTVARYLTPSGRDIQNQGIVPDLPLSQAEPLNPGGEGDTWLEQAGEWLIASLPEKR, encoded by the coding sequence GTGCGCCTTCGTCTGCCAACCGCTCAACTGTTTGCAACACGGGGCCTGGCCCAGCTGCTGGCCCCCGCCCTGGCGGCAGTACTTGCCCTAGTGGTTTGGGCCTCACCTGCAACAGCCCTCAACGACGAACAGCAGTTGGTGGTGGAGGCCTGGCGGCTCGTAAACCAGAGCTACGTGGATCCAGACCGCTTCGAGCAGGTGAATTGGAAGCAGCTGCGTCAAAAAGCCCTGGAAAAGCAGATCACCACGGCCAACCAGGCCTACGAAGCGATTGAAGCGATGCTCGCCCCCCTGGGGGACCCCTACACCCGCTTGCTCCGGCCTGGGGAGTACGCCACCCTGCGCTCTAACACCCAGGGAACGGTCAGTGGCGTGGGCCTGCAACTGGGGCTGCGGCCCGGCGACCAACAGATCGTGGTGATCGCCCCCCTCGATGGCTCGCCCGCTGCGGCCGCCGAGATCCAAAGCGGCAGTGAAGTGCTGCGGGTAAACGGGGAGGTTGTGGAGGAGCTGGGGCTGGAGAAAACGGCTGGGGCCCTGCGCGGACCCGCCGGCAGCTCGGTGCTGCTGGTGCTGCGCTCGCCCCAGGGGAAGGAAAGGGAAGTGGAGCTCATAAGAGAGGAGGTGAACCTCCAGCCGGTGCGCAGCAGGGTTCTTAAGCGAGATGGCCACAGCCTGGGCTACCTACGCATCACCCAATTCGCCGAGCTGGTGCCCAGCCAGACCGCCGAGGCCCTTGAAAGCTTGAAGGGCCAGGGCATCGAGGGGCTGATCCTTGATCTGCGCAACAACTCCGGGGGGCTGGTGAGTGCGGGGGTCGACATTGCCAATTCCTTCCTCGATGGCCAAGCCATCGTGGAAACCCAGGACAGGGGAGGGATTAGCGCCACCCAGGTCGCCCAGACGGGTCAGCTCTACGAAGGGCCGATGGTCACCCTGGTGAATGGGGGCACAGCCAGCGCCAGTGAAATCCTGGCCGGCGCCCTCCAAGACGATGGCCGCAGCGCCCTGATGGGCAGCCGCACCTTTGGTAAGGGTCTGATCCAAACCCTGATCAACCTGGGAGATCGCAGCGGCCTGGCGGTAACGGTGGCCCGCTACCTGACCCCCAGCGGCCGCGACATCCAAAACCAGGGGATCGTGCCCGACCTACCGCTCAGCCAGGCAGAGCCCCTCAACCCCGGCGGCGAAGGCGACACCTGGCTGGAGCAGGCCGGCGAATGGCTGATCGCATCGCTGCCAGAAAAGCGATGA
- a CDS encoding HD domain-containing protein, translated as MSQRTYHDPLHGAIRLDRSDPAEALAIDLIDSAPFQRLRRIRQLGTAFLTFHGAEASRFTHSLGVLHLARLALNNLVALHPALEGHRGVLLAAALLHDVGHGPLSHSGEEMYGMRHEGWSGRLVREHPALRDRLEAYGSGTANAVADLLEHGNYGCSAIKALVSSQLDCDRLDYLLRDSYTTGTSFGQLDLERILAAFTLAPDGNLAVHPKGLMAVEHYLVVRNLMYRSVYNHRLNVVCNWLLNQAIATARRLGPGQVWADGVMARWLWQAEQLDLEDFLANDDLRTGYHLQRWMEEGPEELAEPCRRLLERRLLKATDVSNQSQERRLELLAEAGQLAEEAGISAERSCGLQQRESRGYHPYKGGLRLWDGQNLAALEQRSALVRSLSENVQMAWLIHPAEVAPRLRRLLRD; from the coding sequence ATGAGCCAGCGCACCTACCACGATCCCCTGCACGGGGCGATCCGGCTCGATCGCAGTGATCCGGCGGAGGCCCTGGCCATCGACCTGATCGACTCGGCGCCCTTCCAAAGGCTGCGGCGCATTCGCCAACTGGGCACGGCATTTCTGACCTTCCACGGCGCCGAAGCCAGCCGCTTCACCCATTCTCTGGGGGTGCTGCACCTGGCCCGACTGGCCCTGAACAACCTGGTGGCTCTACATCCGGCATTGGAAGGGCACCGGGGCGTGCTGCTGGCGGCTGCCCTCCTGCACGATGTGGGCCACGGCCCCCTTAGCCACTCCGGAGAGGAGATGTATGGGATGCGCCATGAGGGCTGGTCTGGAAGGCTGGTGCGGGAACATCCAGCCCTGCGCGATCGGCTCGAGGCCTATGGCAGCGGCACCGCCAACGCGGTGGCAGACCTGCTGGAGCATGGCAACTACGGCTGCAGTGCGATCAAGGCCCTGGTGAGCAGCCAGCTCGACTGCGACCGCCTCGACTACCTGCTGCGCGACAGCTACACCACGGGCACCAGCTTTGGCCAGCTGGATCTGGAGCGCATCCTGGCGGCCTTCACCCTGGCCCCAGACGGCAACTTGGCCGTGCACCCGAAGGGCTTGATGGCCGTAGAGCACTACCTGGTGGTCAGGAATTTGATGTATCGCAGCGTCTACAACCACCGCCTGAATGTGGTGTGTAACTGGCTGCTCAACCAGGCGATCGCCACGGCCCGCCGCCTGGGGCCCGGCCAGGTGTGGGCTGATGGGGTGATGGCTCGCTGGCTCTGGCAGGCCGAGCAGCTCGACCTAGAAGACTTCCTTGCCAACGACGATCTACGCACCGGCTACCACCTGCAGCGCTGGATGGAGGAGGGTCCGGAGGAACTGGCGGAGCCCTGCCGCCGCCTGCTGGAGAGGCGCTTACTTAAGGCCACCGATGTGAGCAACCAGAGCCAGGAGAGGAGGCTGGAGTTGCTGGCGGAGGCGGGTCAATTGGCCGAAGAAGCGGGAATTTCAGCCGAGCGCAGTTGCGGCCTACAGCAGCGGGAAAGCCGGGGCTACCACCCCTACAAGGGGGGCCTAAGGCTCTGGGATGGCCAAAACCTGGCCGCCCTGGAGCAACGCTCCGCCCTGGTGCGAAGCCTCTCTGAAAACGTGCAGATGGCCTGGTTGATCCATCCGGCGGAGGTGGCACCTAGGTTGCGGCGATTGCTAAGGGATTGA
- the minC gene encoding septum site-determining protein MinC, producing the protein MDRGPIAAKLIPAAGPGRPEQLLLPAVPREQALKAEKSVVELAEAALNQASLLAPAGEAHLAQGLEIHAGDWSLTVRELRALVDGLNNHQRRLTGLSSSNPLTLVAAASLGLNAWPAAITQEPVDGAEKQLTLHQGTLRAGDHLQVGGSLLLLGDVNPGARVSAGGDVRVWGRLRGVAHAGCQGDQKARIVALQLRPLQLRIADAVARGPDGLPPDGLAEEARLVDGVIRIDPAPPSWPLEMAEP; encoded by the coding sequence ATGGATCGAGGGCCCATCGCCGCCAAGCTGATTCCAGCTGCAGGGCCAGGGCGCCCGGAGCAGCTGCTGCTGCCAGCGGTGCCAAGGGAGCAGGCGCTGAAGGCTGAAAAAAGTGTGGTGGAGCTGGCTGAAGCGGCCCTAAATCAAGCCAGCCTGCTGGCCCCGGCGGGGGAAGCCCACTTGGCGCAAGGGCTGGAGATTCACGCCGGCGATTGGTCCCTAACCGTGCGGGAGCTGCGCGCCCTGGTGGATGGCCTCAACAACCATCAACGGCGACTTACCGGCCTCAGCAGCAGCAATCCCCTCACCCTGGTGGCTGCAGCCAGCCTGGGCCTTAACGCCTGGCCCGCCGCCATCACCCAGGAACCCGTGGACGGCGCCGAAAAGCAATTGACCCTGCACCAGGGCACCCTGCGGGCGGGGGATCACCTCCAGGTGGGGGGCTCCCTACTGCTGCTGGGCGATGTGAACCCGGGGGCGCGGGTGAGTGCCGGCGGCGATGTGCGGGTGTGGGGACGCCTGCGGGGCGTGGCCCATGCGGGCTGCCAGGGCGACCAAAAGGCAAGGATCGTGGCCCTACAGCTGCGGCCGTTGCAGCTGCGAATTGCGGATGCGGTGGCCCGGGGCCCGGATGGCCTGCCCCCCGATGGCCTGGCCGAGGAGGCACGGCTGGTCGATGGGGTGATCCGCATTGATCCAGCCCCACCTAGCTGGCCGCTGGAAATGGCAGAGCCCTAG
- a CDS encoding chromate transporter, whose protein sequence is MSVIWDFLSLSLFSLGGGNTLLTEYHYLSVDNYCWITSEQFADIYALAEAAPGPSSMIVGLLGMGAAWREGPGWGVLSGVVAEISILLPSTLLMVVASLGWGRFKDSPWRIAFERAMGPITLGILFAVGFKILHISDHSALAYGVSILVCFLMVRTKISPLWFMAIAGLMGGLGWIQR, encoded by the coding sequence GTGTCGGTGATCTGGGATTTTCTCAGCCTTTCCCTGTTTTCCCTGGGAGGTGGCAACACGCTCCTCACCGAATACCACTACCTCAGTGTTGATAATTACTGCTGGATCACTTCCGAGCAGTTTGCCGATATTTATGCCCTCGCTGAAGCTGCCCCCGGTCCGAGTTCGATGATCGTTGGCTTGCTTGGCATGGGCGCAGCCTGGCGGGAGGGCCCCGGCTGGGGCGTGCTCAGTGGCGTTGTTGCAGAAATCTCAATCCTGCTGCCATCCACCCTGTTGATGGTTGTGGCATCCCTGGGCTGGGGGCGCTTTAAGGATTCCCCCTGGCGGATCGCCTTTGAACGGGCCATGGGTCCCATAACCCTGGGCATCCTGTTTGCAGTTGGCTTCAAAATCCTCCACATCTCCGACCATTCAGCCCTTGCCTATGGGGTATCAATCCTGGTCTGCTTTTTGATGGTGCGTACAAAAATTTCACCCCTCTGGTTCATGGCAATTGCCGGCCTAATGGGGGGTCTCGGCTGGATCCAGCGCTAG
- a CDS encoding chromate transporter, which produces MSDELVKAPSLREIFWGMLQVALSAFGGGLSAWSQRIVVEQKRWMNDEQFLAGLTVARLFPGPNQINMAVYIGASFRGLSGAMAALAGMLLVPFSFLMLLGLAYFYLHELASFTAVLAGVVAAAAGMALSMGFKIAGHYLRDKVAMVLAVGVFVAMYFFHLRLIPVVLISGTLAMLWYWPREHKS; this is translated from the coding sequence ATGAGTGATGAATTGGTAAAAGCCCCCAGCCTCAGGGAGATTTTTTGGGGCATGCTGCAGGTGGCACTTTCCGCCTTTGGTGGCGGTCTTTCGGCCTGGAGCCAGCGCATTGTTGTGGAACAAAAGCGTTGGATGAATGATGAACAGTTTTTGGCCGGCCTTACCGTGGCTCGCCTTTTCCCGGGGCCCAACCAGATCAATATGGCCGTCTACATAGGTGCCAGTTTTAGGGGGCTATCGGGCGCCATGGCCGCCCTGGCCGGCATGTTGCTGGTGCCCTTCAGTTTTTTGATGTTGCTGGGTCTGGCCTATTTCTATCTGCATGAGCTGGCCTCTTTTACGGCCGTGCTCGCCGGAGTGGTGGCAGCGGCAGCCGGGATGGCCCTGTCAATGGGTTTCAAAATTGCCGGCCACTATCTGCGCGACAAGGTCGCCATGGTGCTTGCGGTAGGCGTTTTTGTGGCCATGTACTTTTTCCATCTTCGCCTGATTCCAGTGGTGTTAATTTCTGGCACCTTGGCGATGCTCTGGTATTGGCCCAGGGAGCATAAAAGCTGA